Part of the Citrus sinensis cultivar Valencia sweet orange chromosome 2, DVS_A1.0, whole genome shotgun sequence genome, aaaatgagaaatttacTACGCAATCAAAGGAATAAATGGATCAACTAAAATCTGTACCGTCCAATTACGCGTTTTGGCCAATCTACGACCAAGAGCATGAATGCAATAAGCAACATCTGCTCGAGGCCGAATTGATGATGTGGCAATCAAGATTTCtgcaataaattttcaattttgttcaaACAAATccctaataaaaatagatccataaatcaaaaaaaataaaaaaaaacgaaaaatgaaaaattgctCACTTCTTAGGTGTCGCTCTTTGGGAGGGCACTCGACGTGATTAGTTGCTTTGACTATGGCCACATCTAAATCCTAATAATAGCAAAAGCGAAAAACTAATCAAAGTCAAAATCGAATCTACAAGAGGGAAAGAGGAGTGATACTGATGCTAAGAACGAAACGGCACCGCATAGTCGCTGTTAACATGAGCGAGGCCGACTTTGGTGGTGTCTTTGAGAGCGCCATAAGCCTTTCTCCACGTCTGAAGCGTTCCCATTTCTACGGAACTTGCTGTTGCTCTTCGCCGCTCAGATCgctctctctctgtctctcagTTTctgatttctatttttttctattattttttattttaaattttatttattatgcttaTTACGTGGTGTTGAGGCCTGCGTTCTCTCTGTTTTTCTGAGAGTCCAGAAAAGAGGAACTGATCCGAGACTGAAACGAGATGTTAtgtttttcgttttctattttctattttctattttctattttttattatttatttttgtttttgatttctgtgaaaagtttatttattatttcttaaaaaatgtaaactGCAGTGAGTACTAACACTTCAGTccctaaatattttatgtatttcaaataattatatagtgtattaatttctattaaacaGGCCCCAAATCGAAGGAATGGCATGCCATTCAGCAGATCTAGAGCCGGTGATCTTCGCGCTCGTCCTTGTCTAGAACGAGTGAATGTGATTGGAGAACTCGCATCACTTGCCTAATctcttattgaattaatttataatagattttcataatttattgtcTAGTGATtactatcataattaaaacaaacaattgaaCATTAGTAAGCCAACACAACaaaactcaattatttttaaagaatgcaACTTCGATTTGaatcttttgtttcaaaaattttagcTTTAATAGTAGCGTCTAGTTAGTTAATAGTAAAAAGTtttggtgaaaaaaaaaaaagtactattcaaattaaaatcttataaGTTTCTCAATCTttatatagtatttttttaaaaaaacttataagtgttaataaaaaataataattttactcaactagttttattgtttttttatctctaTAGTTAATGGTTGGAATCTTATCATTAACGTCGGAATAGATACGTgcactatttttaaattattcatatatttatgaaaatactGTTTTTCTCCAagttatttatattgaaatgaaCAATATAAGAAAGGTGTAatttacaagaaaaagattttggaTAATTTCAATGCAGTAGGTTATAGACGACgcaaatagataaattaatgaaattaagtGATTCGTTgagaaataacaaaagaatttaGGGATTCTGATGTTAATACTCCGATTCTGCATTTCTGCCGATTTGGTTGGCTTTTGGCGGCCAATCTTTTCATATGCGTCATCATCATTGCTGCTTTCGGAATTGGTTGCTGCGCAGAATTGGCCTTGCTGTCAGGGATTTATTAATccaatgtaaattaaaaagaagggCGTGTTTGGCATGCACGAAAATGGAGGTTTAAGTACAATTCtcagaataattaattttaaaagttaagcATTTCAAACATTAGCTTTGACGAAAACAATTGAATTAATCAACTTTAAGATAATTTATGAGTTCGCCTGATTAATTTGACTTCCAGAAAATGTTCAATGCACTGcataatatgatttatatgTATAAGGTGTCTTTAAGTATTCAATCTAAACGTTCTGCATTGTAGATAAGAAACTTATTTATAATGTATAGattgttagaaaaaaaaataagatatgaGTTTAAAGGTGTATTTAACAGCGCAGCTGCTCCAAACGCACCGTAAATAATTTAGTGTTCAGTTTCTAATTGTCAATTGGCATTCAAGGAAATCAtaattgcaattttttttttgggtgcaagtttgaatttttcttattaaatgtCTAATATATCACGagttataagatttaatattttaaaaaagaatgagTAACACCACAGCCACAAATATATTTCTCAACTAATGTTGATAACCGGATGCTGCATATTAtcattagttatttttatcaaatgatTATGTTATGCCTCATtagtttatataaaattatttatatgagTGTATGTGACTctataattgtttttaaaaaatatataaataaaaaaaaatagaaaacacaaagtgaaattaaaaagaaaaaaaatcaaagattaacaTCTGCGAGCTGGAATCACATGGGCCGCGGGAGGGTGACAGAAAAATGTTTCATTGTCTTGTAACtttctctttatttaattaattaattaaaataaagaatttttttttaaaatattccttGATTGGGTGGCAAATTGTTGTCTGCCGGTTGGGAAAGAGTTAAGAACAAAGttgtatttcaaaattataaaacctCAATAAAacctgaaaataaataaaacggacaaagttatatatatatatatatatatatatatatatcgagcatctaaaaataaataaaacggACGGTTTGGTGGTAGAGAAATGATTCTTCATTAATATTGTTTTGGCTTTAGACAGCAGTAAAGTTGACTTTTAATCAAAAGAATATGATGCAGAAAGTTAGAAAATGACTTCCATTCAAAGAAAGGAAGCCATTCGTTTTGTtactattatttgtttaagggaaaaagaaaagaaaaggagccGCAAGAAACTGGTGAGCAATGAAGGAAGCAAAATTAACTGACCACTTACTACTTCATATTTAAACTTGGAAGTGGGGGAACTGTAAACAACTCAACAAATACTCAGCATCACCAAAGATTGGAAGCTaagaaaagattgaaaaaataaataaaataaaatcacaaaaacCACCTTATACATATAAGCATCTTGAGTGGTCAAAGAAAGAAACGCATTGACGTGCTTTTATCAAATCAGTCAAAGCAGTTGTGCCATACATACGAAGCACCTGTCATGTCAAACTCAAACCTAAGTTATGAGCAAGACCATCGGCCACCGTCTTACTTGCCCCCTCTCCGTGTATTTTTGAACAATAACGAGGAATTTGGTTGGTCATTTCACTGCCGCAAATGATGGGCAAGACAAGAAAATTCTGGCAGATGAGCTTAATTGGCGCTACAAGTCaagttagatttttttttttttttctttggggaAAAAGGATTAGTTGCATTGTTGTAGGCTTTTGTTGGTTGTGTTTGGAAGCATTGGCTTTAGTGTGCTAGGGTGCTGTGTGCCTGTCAGAATTGCAAGAGTTTGGTAGTTtagttatatataaatatattttcttcagAAAGAGCATTTTTTCGACCAAGATTTGCATAATCCTAAGTAGATCCCCAACGCTCAGCATCCATGCTTTAAGAAAAATGTAATGTTAAAAATTAGTTGTTGGATGATACTTTTAGTTTGTACTGTAACTGTATAAGTCAACCAATTTTGCAGTAAATTGCAGAAGTCAATCACTAAAACATCTACCCAATGAAGATATGCTTGAATGTAAACTGTACCAAAGAAATACTAAGTTAAGATCATTAAATTACCAtttttgaagaaagaaatgacCAATCAGGAAAGACATGGATTAGAGAATGCAGAAGAGGGGTTTGCTACACTTGAATGATGGAACCCGAAACAGGCAACTGTACAGAGTTTTGGTCGTGGATATAGCAACTtgtaaacaacaaaatatgcCCAGAAGAATGAGAGATCATGCTGTTAGAGGATTTCGACATAAAAATCTTGCGCCATAAAGCCGGATGGTCTGTGCTCACATCTGAGTGTTATCAACCAGCGAAGTGCTATAACATTGACAGTAGGCTTGGAATTACATGCTTACATGATCAGGTCATCGAGAAATGGCATGCTGAATGGTAGCTTTATGACTCCTGAAGCAACTAGGAGTGACAAGGTCCACATTGGTAGAATCCATTTAAAGACCACCATCAGAATTCCTTTTCCTGCAAAATTATAAgagaataaaaacaacaaagaaTCTGACAACAAGAACGGAAATCTAGGTGTTGCACTTGCATAGAAGTAAACACAGAGAAAGATTTTCCGGGCAACATAGGTGAATGACTTTCAGGATCGGACATGAAATGGTAAATATCTATTATGTTCGTTTTCTAATTCACTAACAACTTCTGAACCTTCAATGCCTTATAATTTCGGCAATTAAGCCTCGTTTAAGTAGTCAAGGAAATCACTTCTTGGTATGTTCCCCAGCaaattatgattaattaagGGCCAAACTTAAACCATATTAAACCATATTTATTGCTTTTCCACTATAATAATGAAGGTTTATCTGTTCATCTCCACCTTTGGATTTGTTGTACTTAGACAATCAAATGAGCTAATAAAGTTTAGAAAATCTGAAACGTGAGTCTTCTGAGGAGATATACTGGAGAAAGGAACATAAGAGAAGGGAACTAAAATATACTACTAGTTAATACTGAAATGAGTCACTTGAATGTCCGGCGATACAGAACATAAAATGCGGTAAAAGTCTCGTACTGAGCAGCAGAACTTGGCAACTAGGTAATAAAGTCCTCTTTTTGGTTCATGAATTCATCTCACACAATATGCTACTTATTGACATTTGATACGGTATTGATAGTTGTTATTGAACAAACGGATTAAGGGTAAGCTACTCAAGAAGGCGCTATCCAGGTGCCGGATGTCTCAAGACTGACAAGGAAAGACTGTAGAGGTTTCAAGGATTAAGCCaaaggaaatgaaaaaaaaaaaaaccaactaGATTATAGTAACAAAATTCCCCAATCTGTTTATGAGTGCTCTGAGAACTATGGCTATGTTTTACATGGCCCCGTGAACACATGCACTAAGGAGACAAATAAACTCTGCATTAGGAAGAGCAAAATTATTTCACGTTTAGACACCAACTCTTGCATCAATATTTTGAAAGTCATCTAAGTCAACAATTAAAGAACAttgtgaaaaacaaaaaaaaaaattagcattaATCATTACTTGTATTCTTAAACCAAaaggaagaaataaaagaaggtCAATACTTGATGATCGAAGCCTTTCTTCGGAGTTTTTGGCAAACCATTCTCCTGTCTCACGAATCTGCTTCTCAACTGGTCCTTCAAACATACCACTCAAATCTGGCAATATACCATTGTATGTGATCTTTTCTTGATCCAAATCCCTGCTTATTAGCAAATTAACATTTTCAGGCAATAAATCATCCTATCTTTAGATGAAAGAAAGggagggggggaaaaaaacataatttgaaaaccattaatattaaaaaataccaaACAGTCACTTCTACAGCATTGGTGCTTTTAAAGAAAGTGCTTTTTGGTAAAGAAGTTTCCAGAAGAAATTCCTAAAAGCTATTTCTTGCAGAGTGCTTCCTCCGAAAAACTATTGAGCCAAAGGGCAAAATGAATTTTCAGAAGCTTATCCGGAAAAGCACTTCCAATGCtctttttatcccaaaaatcACTTTTATCAATGTCAACAAACACTACAATCAGGCAAAAAAGCGCTTTTGGCAGTTTCAAAGTGCTTTTGACAAAGCACTCCTAAGCACCATTAAAGAGACAACGTCCAAAATGATCGACATGGTGTTGTTACCAATTGACAATCATCAAGAGTGGCTGTAAGACAACATACTTGGGTTCAGCATCACGAAAGGTGCCGGCGCTGATGGCACGTTCGATTTGCATGACAGAGTGCTGTTTTGACTTGTCCTGCTTCTGCATGGGCAAGGGCATTTGTTGTTGGCTCTTTCTGGGTATTTttgtgggttttgtttttggtaCTGGAGGCTTGTTAGAATTACTTGTttgatgagaagaagaaggagtAGTGTTGTCTATTAGAGAAGCTCGAGTTATGTAATGGCAGCAGGATAAGCAAGACATGGTGTGGTGTCTGGGGTGTCTGCTGCTTCTGCTAGCTTCTAATTCTACTTCGTTTGCTTATTTTGGAGAGAACAGATAACCGCCAAGCTGAAGCTAGTCAAGTGGAAAATATCTTCTAAATGCAACgatatttttaagataaagAGGACaaggaaaatagaaaatttcgATGTACAACCTTTTGTAGTAATGAGTACAAGCTATTAAAGCTTTCACCTGTCTAGAGATATAAGTTTAGTGGAAGCATCACACATGAAAGATTTTCGACCTGTGTAATTAGACGAGTCATAAAAGgacaaatgaaaattaaaagttgCATCTAATCTCCAGAAAcagaacaatttttttttatagaaaaagaaCAATGTCGAAGAAATAACATCACTCTACTGTATCTAAGTCCAAACTCATATAACGGTTCTAGAACAAAGTGAATTTGATTTACATCATTGACACATTGTCTAAATAGAACAAGTGATTTCTCCTCTTGT contains:
- the LOC102618097 gene encoding probable NAD(P)H dehydrogenase subunit CRR3, chloroplastic, producing the protein MSCLSCCHYITRASLIDNTTPSSSHQTSNSNKPPVPKTKPTKIPRKSQQQMPLPMQKQDKSKQHSVMQIERAISAGTFRDAEPKDLDQEKITYNGILPDLSGMFEGPVEKQIRETGEWFAKNSEERLRSSRKGILMVVFKWILPMWTLSLLVASGVIKLPFSMPFLDDLIM